From Mobula hypostoma chromosome 8, sMobHyp1.1, whole genome shotgun sequence, the proteins below share one genomic window:
- the LOC134350412 gene encoding glutaminyl-peptide cyclotransferase-like isoform X2, with protein sequence MTSLTNISIMWYNYLRPMLRERYPGSIGNVAVRQHIRSQLSELQVNWVIEEDTFQEAIPYGTVTFSNIIATLDPSAKRRLVLACHHDSKYYNEWWYNRVYVGATDAAVPCAMILELARSLDKSLLHLRNITGRPDLTLQLIFFDGEEAFQYWSAHDSLYGSRHLAQKMERTAHPLGSNETNMLHAIDLFVLLDLLGSPNPRILSYFPNTVRWHKRLRLIERRLHHLGLLSDHPNEVKYFWSEMRAVPIEDDHLPFLRRGVPILHIIPMPFPQVWHTMEDNEVNLDPTTIENLNKILQLFVLEYLNV encoded by the exons ATGACTTCACTGACCAACATTTCCATCATGTGGTACAATTACCTGAGACCAATGCTTCGGGAAAGATACCCTGGATCTATTGGAAATGTTGCAGTGCGGCAG cATATCAGAAGTCAGCTAAGTGAACTCCAGGTTAACTGGGTAATTGAAGAGGACACTTTCCAGGAGGCAATACCCTATGGAACAGTTACATTTTCAAATATCATTGCAACGCTGGATCCCTCAGCCAAACGAAGGCTGGTGCTCGCCTGTCATCATGATTCAAAATACTACAATGAGTGGTGGTACAACAGAGTCTATGTGggtgccacagatgctgctgtgccATGTGCTATGATTTTGGAACTGGCTCGGTCACTGGACAAATCACTACTTCATTTAAGG AATATCACGGGCAGGCCAGATCTTACACTGCAGCTCATTTTCTTTGATGGAGAAGAAGCATTTCAATATTGGTCAGCGCATGACTCACTGTATGGTTCTCGACATTTGGCACAGAAGATGGAGAGGACAGCTCATCCACTTGGTTCAAATGAAACCAACATGCTGCATGCAATT GATTTATTTGTGCTGTTGGATCTCCTCGGTTCTCCAAATCCAAGAATTCTAAGTTACTTTCCAAATACAGTTCGGTGGCATAAAAGACTGCGGCTAATAG AACGACGCCTTCATCATCTGGGTTTACTGAGTGACCATCCAAATGAGGTCAAATACTTCTGGAGCGAAATGAGAGCTGTGCCCATTGAAGATGATCATTTGCCATTTCTGCGGCGAG GTGTTCCCATTCTGCATATCATACCGATGCCTTTCCCTCAAGTGTGGCACACCATGGAAGATAACGAGGTTAATCTTGATCCAACAACAATTGAAAATCTCAATAAAATACTGCAACTGTTTGTTTTGGAGTATCTCAATGTATAA